A window of the Pseudodesulfovibrio sp. JC047 genome harbors these coding sequences:
- the dnaA gene encoding chromosomal replication initiator protein DnaA yields MIDTAWKQILLSLEKSLTPSLYTVWIKPLQGRVDGARLTLTAPNEFVANWVRDRLLRVIRESAAEVMGEDPRITIKVGAKKNVTRKPRSTRRKQVKSTQVPQHLGLPLEQGPRPLKAPNWRFSFDDFVVGPSNELACAASKTIGQTAFNSDHLFLSSGPGLGKTHLLQSVGQHLCKSAHRKNLRVACLSSEEFATRMVLAFKSRQIDQFKAQFREGLDVLLLEDVHFFQGKEKMQEELLGTMTALRERGCKVVLTSSFMPKEFKGVDDRLVSRFCSGFMAHINRPDMETRLRIVREKARKLQVDVPVAVSELLAERITTDIRQLESCLNNLVLKARLLNRAVTMNLAWEVLENYAIQNSTPDFPHIIEFICKSYSLSEEELKSKSRKRQVVLARNTAFLLARKHTDLSLKAIGERLNRRHSTVLKGITKLEREISMQTPLGRQIENTTQRLTP; encoded by the coding sequence ATGATCGATACTGCCTGGAAGCAAATTTTGCTCTCTCTTGAAAAGAGCCTGACTCCGAGTCTCTACACTGTATGGATTAAACCCCTACAGGGTCGAGTGGATGGAGCACGGCTCACTCTGACTGCGCCCAATGAATTCGTCGCCAATTGGGTGCGCGACCGTTTGCTTCGGGTCATCAGGGAGTCTGCGGCTGAAGTGATGGGCGAAGACCCGCGCATCACCATCAAAGTTGGCGCGAAAAAAAATGTAACCCGGAAACCCCGTTCCACTCGACGCAAGCAGGTGAAGAGTACCCAGGTGCCCCAGCATCTTGGTCTGCCGCTTGAGCAGGGACCGCGTCCTTTGAAGGCACCGAACTGGCGATTCTCTTTTGATGATTTCGTCGTTGGCCCCTCCAATGAACTCGCCTGTGCTGCCAGTAAAACGATTGGGCAGACGGCATTCAATTCCGATCATCTCTTTTTGAGTTCTGGTCCCGGCCTGGGCAAGACACATCTGCTCCAGTCCGTTGGACAGCATTTGTGCAAATCCGCGCATCGCAAGAATCTGCGTGTCGCATGTCTTTCTTCCGAGGAATTCGCCACCCGTATGGTGTTGGCTTTCAAATCCCGCCAGATCGATCAGTTCAAGGCGCAGTTTCGAGAAGGGCTGGATGTCCTTTTGCTGGAAGACGTGCATTTCTTTCAGGGAAAGGAAAAGATGCAGGAGGAACTGTTGGGTACCATGACCGCCCTGCGAGAGCGGGGGTGTAAGGTTGTGTTGACCAGTTCATTTATGCCCAAGGAATTCAAAGGGGTTGACGACCGGTTGGTGTCCCGCTTCTGTTCTGGTTTCATGGCGCATATCAATCGACCGGATATGGAGACTCGATTGCGGATTGTGCGGGAAAAAGCCCGTAAGCTGCAAGTTGATGTCCCTGTTGCCGTGTCCGAATTGTTGGCGGAGCGTATTACCACGGATATTCGTCAGTTGGAGAGCTGTTTGAACAACCTTGTGCTCAAGGCACGGTTGCTCAATAGGGCGGTGACAATGAATCTGGCGTGGGAAGTGTTGGAGAATTATGCCATCCAGAATTCAACACCGGATTTCCCGCATATTATCGAATTTATCTGTAAAAGTTACAGTCTTTCCGAAGAAGAATTGAAATCGAAAAGTCGTAAACGTCAGGTGGTTTTGGCGCGAAATACCGCGTTCCTCCTGGCTCGGAAGCACACGGATTTGTCGCTGAAGGCAATCGGTGAACGGTTGAATCGCCGGCATTCCACAGTGCTTAAGGGAATCACCAAACTGGAACGTGAGATTTCGATGCAGACCCCGTTGGGCCGGCAGATCGAAAATACGACCCAGCGGTTGACTCCATAA
- the thyX gene encoding FAD-dependent thymidylate synthase produces MPEKKLRVELMTMTPDALSLIYAAFRQCYHAGFVADMWPKLLSGDIDPEVQADFVAKTMESGHDSPVEHVSMTFAIEGISRACSHQIVRHRIASYSQQSQRYVAENDMEYILPPAIAKIPEAKERFEAFMSEVQSAYSDLREILVANGRKAKANEDARFVLPQAAETKIVLTMNCRSLHHFFHLRCCNRAQWEVRAMADQMLAICKEKLPAIFMNGGARCEQLGYCPESPKFACGKYPTRDK; encoded by the coding sequence ATGCCGGAAAAGAAACTCAGGGTCGAACTTATGACCATGACTCCTGACGCTTTGTCACTTATTTATGCTGCTTTTCGCCAGTGCTATCATGCTGGATTTGTGGCAGATATGTGGCCAAAGTTGCTTTCTGGCGATATTGATCCCGAAGTCCAGGCCGACTTTGTGGCCAAGACCATGGAGTCCGGACACGACAGTCCTGTCGAGCATGTTTCGATGACTTTTGCCATCGAGGGTATTTCCCGGGCGTGTTCCCATCAGATCGTGCGGCATCGCATCGCTTCGTACTCACAGCAGAGCCAGCGATATGTTGCCGAAAATGACATGGAATACATCCTTCCTCCGGCCATTGCCAAGATTCCCGAAGCCAAGGAACGATTCGAAGCGTTCATGAGTGAGGTGCAGTCTGCATATTCCGACCTGCGTGAAATCCTTGTCGCCAATGGCCGGAAGGCCAAGGCCAACGAAGACGCACGATTTGTATTGCCCCAAGCGGCTGAGACAAAGATAGTCCTGACCATGAACTGTCGGAGTTTGCATCATTTCTTCCATTTACGGTGTTGCAACCGTGCACAATGGGAAGTCCGGGCCATGGCGGATCAGATGCTTGCCATCTGCAAGGAAAAATTACCAGCAATCTTCATGAACGGTGGTGCTCGGTGTGAACAGTTGGGTTATTGCCCGGAATCGCCGAAATTCGCTTGTGGGAAGTATCCGACCCGCGACAAGTAA
- a CDS encoding zinc dependent phospholipase C family protein, which translates to MSHIKEQPKKANRKVMPKELIHFKTALRTATGVADPQLSAVLSTHTHGLLLGSIIHDAFFYGIHRQGHTFQHLAHAFHGIDGQDTFTLLKLQAEHVRSTPHTELATALFIGMASHIFADATMHPMVWYLSGDYFAPTPKARSLARQRHRALESLMDMLICPEMVGRPLFSIAHLLKRTGEALYQAVPIHQLAMMSKCSANELQAGLKQALTIFATLQKFNSRQWLARPLYATTPFLPRQAREIIALFHAPQLLRQADTLRNAITYQHPVSGLMYTESIETMIDKAVTRTLAVCDTDTPSSSSDWSPLFTEKGPSLETGENASSTQDMRHFATPPFPQLP; encoded by the coding sequence TTGAGTCATATCAAGGAGCAGCCCAAAAAAGCAAACCGAAAAGTCATGCCAAAAGAACTGATACATTTCAAAACAGCCCTACGAACGGCAACCGGCGTTGCTGATCCCCAACTTTCTGCAGTTCTCTCCACACACACTCATGGCCTGCTGCTGGGGTCCATCATCCACGACGCTTTTTTCTACGGTATCCACCGTCAGGGACACACCTTCCAACATCTGGCCCACGCCTTTCACGGCATTGACGGTCAGGACACATTCACCCTGCTCAAACTCCAGGCCGAGCACGTCCGTTCAACCCCACACACCGAGTTGGCAACAGCCTTGTTTATTGGCATGGCATCCCATATTTTCGCAGACGCTACCATGCACCCGATGGTCTGGTACTTGTCCGGAGACTATTTTGCACCGACTCCAAAAGCTCGTTCACTGGCACGCCAACGTCATCGCGCACTCGAATCGCTAATGGACATGCTCATCTGTCCAGAAATGGTCGGTCGCCCCCTGTTTTCCATCGCCCATCTTCTCAAACGCACCGGAGAAGCTCTCTATCAGGCCGTGCCTATCCACCAATTGGCAATGATGTCCAAATGTTCAGCCAACGAGCTTCAAGCCGGATTAAAACAGGCCCTCACTATTTTCGCGACACTCCAGAAATTCAATTCCCGGCAATGGCTTGCCCGCCCCCTCTATGCGACAACCCCTTTTCTTCCCAGACAGGCCCGTGAAATCATTGCCCTGTTCCATGCCCCACAGCTCCTGCGACAAGCGGACACGCTTCGCAATGCGATCACGTATCAACACCCAGTTTCCGGTCTGATGTACACCGAGTCCATCGAAACCATGATCGATAAGGCTGTTACAAGGACACTGGCCGTTTGTGACACTGACACACCATCATCCTCATCGGACTGGTCACCCCTGTTTACAGAGAAAGGGCCTTCACTGGAGACAGGTGAAAACGCTTCGAGCACCCAGGACATGCGTCATTTTGCCACGCCACCATTTCCGCAATTACCCTGA
- a CDS encoding flagellin: MSLVINHNMMAMNASRNLGQSYGSLETSTRRLSSGLRVGTASDDAAGLAVRELMRSDVQSLNQGIRNANDAVSLIQTADGALGVIDEKLIRMKELAMQASTGTYNSDQRLIIDSEYQAMASEITRIADSTDFNGIHLLNGALAGAHDGSGIEATGMVKVHFGTGNDSKEDYYYVDIADSSADALGVGSEAGNSISTQALAQNSLETLNKAIISKDKIRANLGSLQNRLENTVTVLGIQAENVQAAESRISDVDVATEMTEFVRNQIKTQAAVSMLSQANSMPRMALSLIG, encoded by the coding sequence ATGTCTCTCGTAATTAACCACAACATGATGGCAATGAATGCATCCCGTAACTTGGGTCAGTCGTATGGTTCTCTGGAAACGTCCACCCGTCGTCTGTCTTCAGGACTCCGTGTTGGCACGGCTTCTGATGACGCCGCCGGCTTGGCTGTTCGCGAATTGATGCGCTCTGATGTCCAGTCCCTGAACCAGGGTATCCGGAATGCCAACGATGCCGTCTCCCTCATCCAAACCGCTGATGGTGCTCTCGGCGTTATTGATGAAAAGCTGATCCGCATGAAGGAATTGGCCATGCAGGCATCAACGGGTACCTACAACTCCGACCAGCGTCTGATCATTGACTCAGAATATCAGGCCATGGCTTCGGAAATCACTCGTATCGCCGACTCCACCGACTTCAACGGCATTCACCTGCTCAATGGTGCCTTGGCTGGTGCGCATGACGGAAGCGGCATTGAAGCGACTGGTATGGTGAAGGTCCACTTCGGTACCGGTAACGACAGCAAGGAAGATTACTACTACGTTGACATTGCCGATTCAAGCGCAGACGCCCTTGGTGTCGGAAGCGAAGCTGGTAACTCCATTTCAACACAGGCCCTGGCACAGAATTCTCTGGAAACCCTGAATAAGGCAATTATCTCCAAAGATAAGATTCGCGCCAACCTCGGTTCCCTGCAAAACAGACTCGAAAACACGGTCACGGTTCTCGGAATCCAGGCTGAAAACGTTCAGGCTGCCGAATCCCGTATCTCTGACGTTGACGTCGCAACTGAGATGACGGAATTCGTCCGTAACCAGATCAAGACACAGGCAGCTGTTTCCATGCTGTCTCAGGCCAACTCCATGCCGAGAATGGCTTTGTCTCTCATCGGTTAA
- the fliD gene encoding flagellar filament capping protein FliD — MVESTYSSGAINFAGLGNGTDFNKLIDSLVEVEEKRVTRLENWRASWEIKNGQFQNLNTQMLTLKTTLEGFDSVNEFMSKAVTSTNSSVLVATANADAQAASHTVEVGQLATNDVLITTSGASALNSVMTSTDTSFTYSYGGESFTIDNIAAGTTLENFVNIINNHPDSRNNIRASTIYDGSTYHLQLTGIDQGADNQIVISNAGTLAFGSGDFIQTQDAQNAQIRINGFPAPGTGWLERSTNTIDDAIEGLTLDLKDAAPGSTIGISVTTDKQAMQDTVTAFVEAVNTVRAQILAITKVDETKGTTSTGGESLVDPTETKGSILTGNYGIDIISQNLKNITADMGIGFSAWDKDTLTGDAYSALSQLGIMTDAEQGSPTYGLLKIDYEDLSKALDENPDAVASLISSECRGKSLSPDISFKSLLDGSTKPGFYDIEVVSDGSQITSATINGEPASINGWEITGMKGDAVGMAIRLDNTAAGTHSGKIAIQQGKAGELIDELKELTKPYNKFTFEGGPLSVLQNNYNDIMSSIDDKIAYENARISKMESTMRLKFARLDALLGQYSLKQGQLDSAIGQLGK; from the coding sequence ATGGTAGAAAGCACATACTCATCAGGCGCAATCAATTTTGCCGGTCTTGGAAACGGGACAGACTTCAACAAACTCATCGACAGTCTCGTCGAAGTTGAAGAAAAGCGTGTCACCAGACTGGAAAACTGGAGGGCGTCATGGGAAATCAAAAATGGACAATTCCAGAATTTGAATACCCAGATGCTCACCTTGAAAACGACCCTGGAAGGATTCGATAGCGTCAACGAATTCATGTCCAAAGCCGTAACAAGCACCAACTCAAGTGTCCTTGTCGCCACGGCAAATGCCGACGCTCAGGCAGCCTCTCACACCGTTGAAGTTGGTCAATTGGCCACCAACGACGTCCTCATTACCACCTCAGGGGCCAGTGCCCTGAATTCGGTCATGACCTCCACCGACACCTCTTTCACCTACTCCTATGGAGGAGAAAGCTTCACTATCGATAATATTGCTGCCGGGACAACGCTCGAAAATTTTGTGAATATCATTAACAATCATCCAGATTCGCGAAACAACATCCGTGCGTCCACCATCTACGACGGATCGACCTATCACCTACAGCTTACCGGCATCGATCAGGGAGCAGACAATCAAATAGTCATCTCCAATGCGGGAACACTCGCGTTCGGCTCAGGAGACTTCATCCAGACACAGGACGCACAAAACGCACAAATCCGAATCAACGGATTTCCCGCCCCCGGTACGGGCTGGCTTGAACGGTCCACCAATACCATCGACGACGCCATTGAAGGACTGACACTCGACCTGAAAGATGCCGCTCCGGGAAGTACTATCGGCATCAGCGTCACCACAGACAAGCAGGCGATGCAGGACACGGTCACCGCATTTGTCGAAGCCGTCAACACGGTCCGCGCACAGATTCTCGCCATTACCAAGGTCGATGAGACAAAAGGGACAACCAGTACAGGCGGCGAGTCACTGGTTGACCCCACAGAAACCAAAGGTTCCATCCTGACTGGCAACTATGGTATTGACATTATTTCACAAAATCTCAAGAATATCACTGCCGACATGGGCATTGGATTTTCTGCCTGGGATAAAGACACCCTGACGGGTGACGCCTATTCCGCCCTGTCTCAATTGGGCATCATGACCGATGCGGAACAAGGCTCGCCGACATATGGTCTTTTAAAAATTGATTACGAAGACCTTTCCAAGGCATTGGATGAAAACCCGGACGCGGTCGCCTCGCTCATCTCGTCAGAATGCCGAGGAAAAAGCCTATCGCCGGACATTTCATTCAAATCACTACTGGACGGTTCGACCAAGCCCGGTTTTTATGACATTGAAGTCGTCAGCGACGGAAGCCAAATCACCAGTGCCACGATCAATGGCGAACCAGCCTCGATCAATGGCTGGGAAATTACCGGCATGAAAGGCGATGCGGTTGGTATGGCCATTCGGCTCGACAACACGGCGGCAGGCACTCATTCGGGCAAGATCGCCATCCAGCAAGGCAAAGCAGGCGAACTTATCGATGAATTGAAAGAACTGACCAAACCATACAACAAATTTACATTTGAGGGCGGTCCCCTCTCGGTCTTGCAAAACAATTACAACGACATCATGAGTTCAATTGATGACAAGATCGCCTATGAAAACGCTCGTATCAGCAAGATGGAATCAACCATGCGTCTGAAATTTGCCCGTCTGGATGCACTGTTAGGGCAATACAGTCTCAAACAGGGACAACTCGATTCGGCAATCGGACAGCTTGGCAAGTAG
- the fliS gene encoding flagellar export chaperone FliS, giving the protein MANPAKAYLATQIETTTQGELLLMLYEAAIKFLKRAKVEIDKKDYAKKGIYISKAMAIIHELSESLNKEKGGDITPRLASLYQFCTSQLLQANIRLDNKRIDDVINILDGLRSAYAQIIPGHEGKSTSPQGTADASVQSQKEATTPTASTSTTQQAAPLAKKPLTSPQPPTAPQQPLKMRSAAAAAKFRAANAYSNSNR; this is encoded by the coding sequence ATGGCCAACCCAGCGAAGGCATACCTCGCAACACAGATCGAAACAACGACACAGGGAGAATTACTCCTCATGCTCTATGAGGCAGCGATCAAATTTCTGAAACGTGCCAAGGTGGAGATCGACAAAAAAGATTATGCCAAGAAAGGCATTTACATTTCCAAGGCCATGGCGATCATCCATGAATTATCCGAAAGCCTGAACAAGGAAAAAGGCGGCGACATCACGCCACGCCTCGCTTCGCTGTACCAATTTTGTACCTCGCAACTGCTCCAGGCAAATATTCGTCTGGACAACAAACGCATTGATGACGTCATCAATATTCTGGACGGACTCCGTTCAGCGTATGCTCAGATCATTCCGGGACACGAAGGGAAAAGTACCTCGCCACAAGGCACGGCTGACGCTTCGGTTCAATCTCAAAAGGAAGCGACCACGCCAACTGCATCGACCAGCACCACGCAACAGGCCGCCCCTCTCGCGAAAAAGCCCCTTACGTCACCACAGCCTCCCACGGCGCCACAACAACCACTCAAAATGCGCTCTGCCGCTGCTGCCGCCAAGTTTCGTGCGGCCAATGCCTACAGCAATTCTAATCGATAA
- a CDS encoding glycosyltransferase family 4 protein gives MVDSPVRVLHVTKSLTLGGTEKVMQLFVANLDPTQFEVAVFSPRDGERGQQIRALGIPTYINPDLLTVLDRFRPHIVHVHRAGWPEPELLIPMKRARTPIVVETNVFGRHDPSPSAAIIDRTLFVSRFCLDRYAATTGIPTNTSRYSFLYNPVDTDFFTTVARKDRDFSTPTAGRISRADPGKWSHLALEFLPMVVRDIPDFTYHIIGAIPEARAFVADHGLSNHVVFHDPVQTDVQISNFLDTVSLLAHANDTGESFGLVIAEAMACGLPVITHPCEGLKDNAQLELVEHMKTGLVARNAEEYANAVIFLLAHPETARRMGVAGQEKATRLYRAQTVTRQLETIYQDLLLRKGLLS, from the coding sequence ATGGTTGATTCTCCTGTTCGCGTCCTGCACGTCACCAAATCGCTGACCCTTGGCGGCACGGAAAAAGTCATGCAACTTTTTGTCGCCAATCTGGACCCCACCCAATTCGAGGTGGCCGTCTTCAGTCCTCGCGATGGCGAACGGGGCCAACAAATTCGAGCACTCGGTATTCCGACCTATATCAACCCGGATCTGCTCACGGTCCTCGACCGATTCAGACCCCATATCGTCCATGTTCATCGAGCGGGCTGGCCGGAACCCGAACTGCTTATCCCCATGAAACGCGCACGAACGCCCATCGTGGTCGAAACCAACGTCTTTGGCCGGCACGACCCCAGTCCATCCGCCGCCATCATCGACCGCACCTTGTTTGTCTCTCGATTCTGTCTAGACCGATATGCCGCAACCACTGGCATCCCGACGAATACGTCTCGCTATTCCTTTCTTTACAACCCGGTCGATACGGATTTCTTCACGACAGTCGCACGCAAGGACAGGGATTTTTCCACCCCGACAGCCGGACGCATCTCTCGGGCCGATCCCGGAAAATGGTCACATCTGGCTCTGGAATTTCTTCCCATGGTGGTTCGCGATATCCCGGATTTCACCTACCATATCATCGGGGCCATCCCCGAAGCCCGAGCCTTTGTCGCCGACCACGGCCTCTCGAACCATGTCGTCTTTCATGATCCGGTCCAAACCGATGTGCAAATATCCAATTTTCTTGACACCGTCTCACTCCTGGCCCATGCCAACGACACAGGTGAATCCTTTGGATTGGTCATCGCCGAAGCCATGGCGTGTGGTCTTCCGGTCATCACCCACCCCTGCGAAGGATTGAAAGACAACGCACAACTGGAATTGGTGGAGCACATGAAGACTGGACTGGTGGCCCGAAATGCCGAAGAATACGCCAATGCCGTCATCTTTCTCTTGGCCCACCCGGAAACAGCCCGCCGCATGGGAGTGGCCGGACAGGAAAAAGCCACCCGACTCTACCGTGCGCAAACCGTGACTCGTCAACTCGAAACCATCTATCAGGATCTGCTTCTTCGCAAAGGACTGCTTTCATGA
- a CDS encoding glycosyl transferase family 2 codes for MSTLISHYTDAVLAFTFTEGKDQAPCAATTQDIPAFTERMLKIFQKSHAKTMVLFGLEDGAHALALRDALPETAHLFVCETNTQKARDFLQSNPEWISPDAQAQLICDTSPWAHLYLLALANVTPASATLALNPALDEKNKHQYQSLQRLFSQTKPHQAINSSYLSHVGVAAPDLSVGAILSPDEPNLDIYFNQFPDWVKEVVVVWDSETIPEIPISCAVPIRHFAHPLDDFAAQRNRMLDHCEGDWVLYLDGDERFSEDVWDLFPACMLVKRLEACYFPRMTLYPNEHHTKVGYGLWPDLQLRLFKNMDGIRFERPIHERLTGIQGRTALALDAPILHSSNLLKSPDMLAAKLKRFDAAGGNTVKHLLNEEYPSIERSLFAEASLLMGALQMLLLEKNPA; via the coding sequence ATGAGTACACTGATATCCCACTATACCGACGCTGTGCTGGCCTTCACTTTCACAGAGGGGAAAGATCAAGCGCCCTGTGCTGCCACGACACAGGATATTCCGGCCTTCACAGAACGAATGCTGAAAATATTTCAAAAAAGCCACGCCAAAACCATGGTGCTTTTCGGGCTGGAAGACGGAGCGCACGCACTTGCCCTCCGTGACGCACTTCCCGAAACAGCACATCTCTTTGTCTGTGAAACCAATACACAAAAAGCGCGTGATTTCCTGCAATCCAACCCCGAATGGATATCCCCTGACGCACAGGCCCAACTGATCTGCGATACGTCGCCATGGGCACACTTATATCTTCTGGCTCTTGCCAATGTCACCCCGGCATCGGCCACCCTTGCCCTGAATCCCGCATTGGATGAAAAAAACAAACACCAGTACCAGTCCCTGCAACGACTTTTTTCACAAACCAAACCACATCAGGCCATCAACAGCTCCTATCTGAGCCATGTGGGCGTGGCTGCGCCTGATCTGTCAGTCGGTGCCATTCTCAGCCCGGATGAACCCAATCTGGATATCTATTTCAACCAATTCCCGGATTGGGTCAAAGAAGTGGTCGTGGTCTGGGATAGTGAAACCATCCCGGAAATCCCCATTTCCTGCGCGGTTCCGATCCGCCATTTCGCCCATCCACTGGATGATTTTGCCGCACAACGCAACCGAATGCTCGACCACTGCGAAGGCGACTGGGTGCTGTATCTGGATGGTGACGAACGGTTCAGTGAAGACGTCTGGGACCTCTTTCCGGCCTGTATGCTCGTCAAACGCCTGGAAGCCTGCTATTTTCCACGGATGACCCTGTATCCAAACGAACACCACACCAAGGTGGGCTACGGCCTATGGCCCGACCTCCAATTACGTTTGTTCAAAAACATGGACGGCATCCGTTTCGAACGCCCAATTCATGAACGACTGACCGGAATTCAGGGACGCACGGCCCTTGCTTTGGACGCGCCAATTCTGCATTCCAGCAACCTCCTCAAATCACCGGACATGCTGGCCGCCAAATTGAAACGTTTCGACGCAGCCGGCGGCAACACGGTCAAACACCTGTTAAATGAAGAATATCCGAGTATTGAACGAAGTCTTTTTGCCGAAGCATCACTCCTCATGGGAGCGTTACAAATGCTTTTACTCGAAAAAAATCCTGCATAA
- a CDS encoding zinc-ribbon domain-containing protein, which translates to MQILCPKCNFAREVDESKIPPHSQVATCPKCHTKFKFRELPDQEFILEDPAPSVQESHHAAPDHSETLPTGTGEHPISPRPTSGEPPTEDLWNRLDSMAPPVSQHQGQTPDGQPPRVSHQDHEKKDVDHPRKTETDTFGSLRNSDNTSSSDRSHTPEEQQPVEGWTGEFNADFPDPMQTGSGNSTDTENVMEVPPPFEQLDRYGFFGGLFMTIKLALFSPRLFFSVMPVGGGLSKPLTFAILVAMIQALAQFAWGVAGLTPSIDITSNGLEVVAYNATNGLFELLVTPAFAAMSIYFITGFYHLILKVFKAGSKGFEGSFRAVAYAYAPMITGIIPLLTLQIVSVWMVVNAIWGLVLTAIGLKYIHKISYFIIIPVMLMPLLIGLILALVGMQGQMPTM; encoded by the coding sequence ATGCAGATACTATGCCCCAAATGCAATTTCGCCCGCGAAGTGGACGAAAGCAAGATACCTCCCCATTCGCAGGTTGCTACCTGTCCAAAATGTCATACAAAATTTAAATTCCGCGAGCTTCCTGATCAGGAATTCATTCTGGAAGACCCGGCCCCCTCTGTTCAGGAATCACACCATGCGGCCCCGGACCACTCCGAAACACTTCCAACAGGCACGGGCGAGCACCCAATTTCACCCCGGCCCACATCTGGGGAACCACCAACTGAAGACCTCTGGAATAGATTGGACTCCATGGCCCCGCCCGTGTCCCAACATCAGGGACAGACTCCCGATGGACAGCCCCCCAGAGTGTCCCATCAGGACCACGAAAAAAAAGACGTCGACCATCCGCGTAAAACCGAAACAGACACCTTTGGTTCGCTGCGAAATAGTGACAATACATCGTCTTCAGACCGATCACACACGCCCGAGGAACAGCAGCCGGTTGAAGGCTGGACCGGCGAATTCAATGCGGACTTCCCAGACCCCATGCAAACGGGTTCGGGAAATTCCACAGACACGGAAAATGTCATGGAAGTCCCACCGCCTTTCGAACAACTGGACCGGTATGGTTTCTTCGGCGGACTCTTCATGACCATCAAACTCGCCCTGTTTTCACCGCGCCTGTTTTTCTCGGTCATGCCGGTGGGCGGGGGACTCTCCAAACCCCTGACCTTTGCCATTCTGGTCGCCATGATCCAGGCGCTGGCACAATTCGCCTGGGGCGTTGCCGGCCTGACTCCCAGCATCGACATCACGTCAAATGGGTTGGAAGTCGTTGCATACAACGCGACCAATGGACTGTTCGAACTGCTGGTCACCCCAGCTTTTGCAGCCATGTCGATCTATTTCATCACCGGATTCTATCACCTCATCCTCAAGGTATTCAAAGCCGGGTCCAAAGGTTTCGAAGGCTCATTCAGAGCGGTTGCTTACGCCTATGCTCCAATGATTACCGGCATAATTCCCCTGTTGACCTTGCAAATTGTCAGCGTGTGGATGGTGGTCAATGCCATCTGGGGATTGGTCCTGACCGCCATCGGTCTCAAATACATTCACAAGATATCATACTTCATCATTATTCCTGTCATGCTCATGCCCCTGTTGATCGGTTTGATTCTCGCCCTGGTTGGAATGCAAGGGCAAATGCCCACGATGTAG